In one Stenotrophomonas maltophilia genomic region, the following are encoded:
- a CDS encoding MetQ/NlpA family ABC transporter substrate-binding protein produces the protein MKKTLLLPLLAAALALTACGKSGEPSQKLVVAATAVPHAEILEVVKPILKQEGVELDVRVFNDYVQPNDQLVQKQVDVNYFQTEPYLDAYNRDRKTDLVTVIGVHIEPFGAYSRKIKSLAELREGADVVIPNDPSNNSRALILLHKAGVIELKDPTNALATQRDIVSNPKQLKFRELDSAMLPRVLDQVDLALINTNYALDAGLNPTRDALAIESKDSPYVNFLVARPDNKDDARVQKLAKALTSAQVKTFIETKYKGAVLPAF, from the coding sequence ATGAAGAAGACCCTGTTGCTGCCCCTGCTCGCCGCTGCGCTGGCCCTGACCGCCTGCGGCAAGTCCGGCGAGCCTTCGCAGAAGCTGGTGGTGGCCGCCACGGCCGTGCCGCACGCCGAAATCCTCGAGGTGGTCAAGCCGATCCTCAAGCAGGAAGGCGTGGAACTGGACGTGCGCGTGTTCAACGACTACGTGCAGCCCAACGACCAGCTGGTGCAGAAGCAGGTGGACGTGAACTACTTCCAGACCGAGCCGTACCTGGACGCCTACAACCGCGACCGCAAGACCGATCTGGTGACGGTGATCGGCGTGCACATCGAGCCGTTCGGCGCATACTCGCGCAAGATCAAGTCGCTGGCCGAACTGCGCGAAGGCGCGGATGTGGTCATCCCGAACGATCCGAGCAACAACAGCCGGGCGCTGATCCTGCTGCACAAGGCCGGTGTGATCGAGCTGAAGGATCCGACCAATGCGCTGGCAACCCAGCGCGACATCGTCTCCAATCCGAAGCAGCTGAAGTTCCGCGAGCTGGATTCGGCGATGCTGCCCCGCGTACTGGATCAGGTGGACCTGGCCCTGATCAACACCAACTATGCATTGGATGCGGGTCTGAACCCGACCCGGGATGCGCTGGCGATCGAAAGCAAGGACTCGCCGTACGTGAACTTCCTGGTGGCCCGGCCCGACAACAAGGATGACGCGCGCGTGCAGAAGCTGGCCAAGGCGCTCACCAGCGCACAGGTGAAGACGTTCATCGAGACCAAGTACAAGGGTGCCGTGCTGCCGGCGTTCTGA